A single Buteo buteo unplaced genomic scaffold, bButBut1.hap1.1 HAP1_SCAFFOLD_56, whole genome shotgun sequence DNA region contains:
- the LOC142027798 gene encoding A-kinase anchor protein 1, mitochondrial-like, with product MASRFRNIIPYAIPGVLALVGCWWIYSRRKKHASYHDKQAIATEEEQQEEAPENDSPPKTEACVPRRLPLSSEEECRENETSTSLLSAGSTTPSLLSQTHERLDLSQDLPDLSVVTTQPSTLEDDSEKLETTGSQDESGVPACVSLPLISKSTECHGSAALSLVQDSSSSANQDQWPSASATLTRESLGIVEDGPGLNHERRRAAEVDGDRSGGSDVNSVDFVDSGCAMRKTVSRQNSKLRGESSKSGVVIWEIEVPKELVGRLIGKQGKFMSFLRQSSGAKIYVSTLPYFRDSQVCHIEGSSQQVEKVLSLIGKKFKELCLTNIYALPPPTPLTLHSLLMTAWLFLPDGVSVEVVVANQVDAGHMFLQQHTHPTFHGLRSLDQQMYACYSQLEIPTLPTPVEVGIICAAPGLDGAWFRAQVISYFEETGEVELRYVDYGGYDKVKIDTLRQIRSDFLSLPFQGAEVLLDNVVPLPDEDHFSPEADAAVSEMTKGAVLVAQVTNYDSATGLPLIQLWNLTGDEVVSVNRSLVERGFAQWLNY from the exons ATGGCTTCACGTTTCCGCAATATTATCCCATATGCCATACCTGGAGTGCTGGCACTTGTTGGCTGCTGGTGGATCTATTCCCGtagaaaaaagcatgcaagctATCACGATAAACAAGCAATAGCCActgaagaagagcagcaggaagaagcgCCAGAGAATGATTCACCACCCAAAACAGAAGCATGTGTTCCTCGAAGACTGCCTCTCTCGTCAGAAGAGGAATGCCGAGAGAACGAAACCTCGAcctccctgctctcagcagggTCGACGACGCCCTCTCTTCTGTCTCAAACTCACGAGAGGCTAGATCTCTCACAGGACCTTCCAGACCTGTCAGTAGTGACAACGCAGCCCAGCACCCTTGAGGACGACAGTGAAAAACTAGAAACGACAGGATCTCAAGATGAAAGCGGTGTCCCTGCTtgtgtttctctccctctgatCTCAAAGAGCACAGAGTGTCACGGCAGTGCTGCGCTGAGCCTTGTACAGGATTCAAGCTCTAGTGCAAACCAAGATCAGTGGCCATCAGCATCAGCGACACTGACACGAGAGTCTTTGGGAATCGTGGAGGATGGTCCAGGCTTGAATCATGAGCGTCgcagggcagcagaggtggATGGAGATCGCTCAGGAG GTTCGGATGTAAATAGCGTGGACTTTGTGGACAGTGGCTGTGCCATGAGGAAGACAGTGAGTCGGCAGAACTCTAAGCTAAGAGGAGAATCCAGCAAGTCCGGCGTCGTTATCTGGGAGATAGAGGTTCCAAAG GAATTAGTTGGCCGCTTGATCGGCAAACAAGGAAAATTTATGAGCTTCTTGAGGCAATCGTCTGGTGCCAAAATTTATGTCTCAACACTACCTTATTTCCGTGACTCCCAAGTCTGTCACATTGAAG gCTCTTCGCAACAAGTCGAAAAAGTACTGAGCCTGATTGGCAAGAAGTTCAAAGAGCTGTGTCTCACCAACATCTACGCTCTACCTCCACCAACACCACTGACGCTTCATTCCCTCCTTATGACTGCCTGG CTCTTCCTCCCAGACGGAGTCTCTGTAGAGGTCGTCGTGGCAAACCAAGTCGATGCAGGGCACATGTTTCTACAGCAGCATACGCACCCCACTTTCCATGGTCTGCGTAGCCTCGACCAGCAGATGTACGCCTGCTATTCTCAACTGGAAATTCCAACCCTGCCAACTCCAGTAGAAG ttgGCATTATCTGCGCGGCTCCAGGCCTGGATGGGGCATGGTTCCGGGCTCAAGTTATTAGCTACTTCGAAGAGACCGGTGAAGTGGAGCTCAGATACGTGGACTATGGAGGATACGACAAAGTGAAGATTGACACACTCAGACAAATCAG gtCTGATTTTTTATCACTACCTTTCCAAGGAGCAGAAGTTTTACTAGACAACGTGGTGCCACTCCCAG acgAGGATCACTTTTCACCTGAAGCCGACGCCGCTGTTAGTGAGATGACCAAAGGCGCAGTCCTAGTGGCACAG gTCACAAATTATGACAGCGCAACAGGTCTGCCACTGATACAGCTGTGGAACTTGACGGGAGATGAG GTGGTGTCGGTAAACAGAAGTCTGGTGGAAAGAGGGTTTGCTCAGTGGCTTAACTACTAG